The Microbacterium sp. LWH7-1.2 genome window below encodes:
- the ftsZ gene encoding cell division protein FtsZ has translation MSQNQNYLAVIKVVGVGGGGVNAVNRMIELGLRGVEFIAINTDAQALLMSDADVKLDVGRELTRGLGAGADPEVGRRAAEDHAEEIEEALRGADMVFVTAGEGGGTGTGGAPVVAKIAKSIGALTIGVVTKPFSFEGRRRQQQAESGVARLKEEVDTLIVVPNDRLLEISDRGISMIEAFATADQVLLAGVQGITDLITTPGLINLDFADVKSVMQGAGSALMGIGSARGADRAIKAAELAVESPLLEASIEGAHGVLLSIQGGSNLGIFEINDAAQLVKEAAHPEANIIFGTVIDDTLGDEVRVTVIAAGFDGGEPQARIEPITAARVVSTPALPVTPADEAAKDRDVVETPAAVPVPVGAVTESSYDTAFGDDDLDIPDFLK, from the coding sequence ATGAGCCAGAACCAGAACTACCTCGCCGTCATCAAGGTGGTCGGCGTCGGCGGCGGCGGAGTGAACGCGGTCAACCGCATGATCGAGCTCGGCCTGCGAGGCGTCGAGTTCATCGCCATCAACACCGATGCCCAGGCGCTGCTCATGAGCGACGCCGACGTCAAGCTCGACGTGGGACGCGAGCTGACACGCGGGCTCGGCGCGGGCGCCGACCCCGAAGTGGGTCGCCGCGCCGCCGAGGACCACGCGGAGGAGATCGAGGAGGCGCTGCGCGGCGCCGACATGGTCTTCGTGACCGCGGGCGAAGGCGGCGGCACCGGCACCGGCGGTGCCCCGGTGGTCGCGAAGATCGCGAAGTCGATAGGAGCACTCACGATCGGTGTCGTGACGAAGCCCTTCTCCTTCGAGGGTCGTCGCCGCCAGCAGCAGGCCGAGTCGGGCGTCGCGCGCCTGAAGGAAGAGGTCGACACCCTCATCGTGGTGCCGAACGACCGCCTGCTCGAGATCAGCGACCGCGGCATCTCGATGATCGAGGCGTTCGCCACGGCCGACCAGGTGCTCCTCGCCGGTGTGCAGGGCATCACGGACCTCATCACGACGCCCGGTCTCATCAACCTCGACTTCGCCGACGTCAAGTCGGTCATGCAGGGAGCGGGGTCGGCCCTCATGGGCATCGGCTCGGCGCGGGGAGCGGATCGCGCCATCAAGGCCGCGGAGCTCGCCGTCGAATCGCCTCTGCTCGAAGCCTCCATCGAGGGCGCACACGGCGTGCTGCTGTCGATCCAGGGCGGCTCGAACCTCGGCATCTTCGAGATCAACGACGCGGCGCAGCTCGTCAAGGAGGCCGCGCACCCCGAGGCGAACATCATCTTCGGTACCGTCATCGACGACACGCTCGGCGACGAGGTGCGCGTCACCGTCATCGCCGCCGGCTTCGACGGCGGCGAGCCGCAAGCGCGGATCGAGCCGATCACGGCCGCCCGCGTCGTCTCGACCCCCGCGCTGCCGGTGACGCCCGCCGACGAGGCTGCGAAGGACCGCGATGTCGTCGAGACGCCTGCCGCCGTTCCGGTGCCCGTCGGCGCGGTGACCGAGTCGTCGTACGACACCGCCTTCGGCGACGACGACCTCGACATCCCCGACTTCCTCAAGTAA
- a CDS encoding GNAT family N-acetyltransferase yields the protein MSIEVRPATVYEDVATMVGPKNPDSNVCFCLSYRIPSKENLALKGPERGERVRRLIDEEGPIGVLAYDGEEVVGWAAVAPRAQTHFATFRKIPHVDEQDAWSVWCFRVRPGHRKKGVMHALIDGAIDFARDRGAPVLEGYPVDNRGEKVDLTMAYVGTRRLFEQAGFVKAADTESVLSGFPRVLMRLDL from the coding sequence ATGTCGATCGAGGTGAGACCTGCGACGGTCTATGAAGACGTCGCCACGATGGTCGGTCCGAAGAATCCGGATTCCAATGTGTGCTTCTGCCTCAGCTACCGCATCCCGTCGAAGGAGAACCTCGCGCTCAAGGGGCCGGAGCGCGGCGAGCGGGTGCGGCGACTCATCGACGAGGAGGGACCGATCGGCGTGCTCGCGTACGACGGTGAGGAGGTCGTCGGGTGGGCGGCTGTCGCGCCGCGCGCGCAGACACACTTCGCCACCTTCCGCAAGATCCCGCACGTCGACGAACAGGACGCATGGTCGGTGTGGTGCTTCCGCGTCCGGCCCGGTCATCGCAAGAAGGGGGTCATGCACGCACTCATCGACGGCGCCATCGACTTCGCGCGTGATCGCGGCGCCCCGGTGCTCGAGGGCTACCCCGTCGACAACCGCGGCGAGAAGGTCGACCTGACGATGGCCTACGTCGGCACGCGCCGCCTCTTCGAGCAGGCGGGATTCGTGAAGGCGGCCGACACCGAGTCGGTGCTGTCGGGGTTTCCCCGCGTGCTCATGCGGCTCGACCTCTAG
- the dnaE gene encoding DNA polymerase III subunit alpha produces MASDSFVHLHVHSEYSMLDGAAKIGAMTQAAAEYGMPAIAVTDHGNTFAAFEFYRAAQAAGINPIIGLEAYVTPGTHRSDKSRVAWGTPEQKSDDVSGSGAYTHTTLWSETTEGMHNLFRLSSLSSMEGYYFKPRMDRELLQTYGKGLIATTGCPSGEVQTRLRLGQYDAARAAAAEFQDIYGKENYFAEIMDHGLSIERRVMSDLLRLAKDLSIPLVATNDSHYTHQHEADAHAALLCVQSGSTLDDPNRFKFDGDGYYIKTAQEMRQLFRDHPEACDNTLLIAERCKVEFNTAANYMPRFPVPDGETEDSWLIKEVERGLHYRYPGGIPDKVRKQAEYETGIILQMGFPGYFLVVADFINWAKDHGIRVGPGRGSGAGSMVAYAMKITDLDPLEHGLIFERFLNPDRVSMPDFDVDFDDRRRGEVIDYVTEKYGSERVAQIVTYGTIKSKQALKDAGRVLGFPFSMGERLTKAMPPPVMGKDMPLDGMFDPQHPRYKEAVEFRTLIETDPEAKTVFDRALGLEGLKRQWGVHAAGVIMSSEPLLDIIPIMRREQDGQIVTQFDYPSCETLGLIKMDFLGLRNLTIISDALDNIRLNRGEELDLEHLTLDDRPAYDLLTRGDTLGVFQLDGGPMRSLLRLMKPDNFEDISAVIALYRPGPMGANSHTNYALRKNGLQDITPIHPELEEPLKDILDTTYGLIIYQEQVMAIAQKVAGFSLGQADILRRAMGKKKKSELDKQYEGFSGGMKERGFGEAAIQALWDILLPFSDYAFNKAHSAAYGLVSYWTAYLKAHYPAEYMAALLTSVGDSKDKMAVYLNECRRMGIKVLPPDVGQSIRYFAAVGEDIRFGLGAVRNVGGNVVDGIVAARADAPYTSFHDFLSKVPVHVANKRTVESLIKAGAFDTMGSTRRALMEIHEDATEAAVLDKRREANGEVGFDFDSLWADDEPHQAAKVPDRPEWTKKDKLAFEREMLGLYVSDHPLAGLEIPLAKHASTSIHDLLASEDVGDGDQVTIAGLVTSVQHRVAKQSGNPYGMITVEDFDGEITVMFMGKTYTEFQHMLQADSILVVRGRVSRRDDGMNLHAQSAFAPDLGSMDESSALVLIIPERRASEALVGELLQTLNRHAGDTEVSLKLHSGTVAKVFEVPHTVRITPDLYGELKGLLGPQCLG; encoded by the coding sequence GTGGCATCCGATTCCTTCGTTCATCTGCACGTGCACAGCGAGTACTCGATGCTCGACGGAGCGGCCAAGATCGGGGCGATGACGCAGGCTGCGGCCGAGTACGGCATGCCGGCCATCGCCGTCACCGACCACGGCAACACGTTCGCGGCGTTCGAGTTCTATCGTGCGGCGCAGGCCGCAGGCATCAACCCGATCATCGGACTCGAGGCGTACGTCACGCCCGGCACCCACCGCAGCGACAAGTCTCGTGTGGCGTGGGGCACGCCCGAGCAGAAGAGCGACGACGTCTCCGGCTCCGGTGCGTATACGCACACCACGCTGTGGAGCGAGACCACCGAGGGCATGCACAACCTGTTCCGGTTGAGCTCGCTGTCGAGCATGGAGGGCTACTACTTCAAGCCGCGCATGGACCGCGAACTCCTGCAGACGTATGGCAAGGGACTCATCGCGACGACCGGCTGCCCGTCCGGCGAAGTGCAGACGCGCCTCCGCCTGGGTCAGTACGACGCGGCCCGGGCGGCGGCCGCGGAATTCCAGGACATCTACGGCAAGGAGAACTACTTCGCCGAGATCATGGATCACGGCCTCTCGATCGAGCGGCGGGTCATGTCCGACCTGCTGCGACTCGCCAAGGATCTCAGCATCCCTCTGGTGGCCACCAACGACTCCCACTACACGCACCAGCACGAGGCCGACGCGCACGCGGCGCTGCTGTGCGTGCAGTCCGGGTCCACCCTCGACGACCCGAATCGGTTCAAGTTCGACGGCGACGGCTACTACATCAAGACCGCGCAGGAGATGCGCCAGCTCTTCCGCGACCATCCCGAGGCGTGCGACAACACGCTGCTGATCGCGGAGCGCTGCAAGGTCGAGTTCAACACTGCCGCGAACTACATGCCGCGCTTCCCGGTCCCCGACGGCGAGACCGAAGACAGCTGGCTCATCAAGGAGGTCGAGCGCGGGCTCCACTACCGGTACCCGGGCGGCATCCCCGACAAGGTGCGCAAGCAGGCGGAGTACGAGACCGGCATCATCCTGCAGATGGGCTTCCCGGGGTACTTCCTCGTCGTCGCCGACTTCATCAACTGGGCGAAGGACCACGGCATCCGCGTCGGCCCCGGCCGAGGCTCGGGTGCGGGCTCGATGGTCGCCTACGCGATGAAGATCACCGACCTCGACCCGCTCGAGCACGGCCTCATCTTCGAGCGCTTCCTCAACCCGGACCGCGTCTCGATGCCTGACTTCGATGTCGACTTCGACGACCGCCGCCGCGGTGAGGTGATCGACTACGTCACTGAGAAGTACGGCTCCGAGCGGGTCGCGCAGATCGTCACGTACGGCACCATCAAGTCGAAGCAGGCCCTGAAGGATGCGGGACGCGTCCTCGGGTTCCCGTTCAGCATGGGGGAGCGCCTGACGAAGGCCATGCCGCCGCCTGTCATGGGCAAGGACATGCCGCTCGACGGAATGTTCGACCCGCAGCATCCGCGTTACAAGGAGGCTGTCGAGTTCCGCACGCTGATCGAGACCGATCCCGAGGCGAAGACGGTGTTCGACCGTGCACTCGGGCTGGAGGGACTGAAGCGGCAGTGGGGCGTGCATGCGGCCGGCGTGATCATGTCGTCGGAGCCGCTGCTCGACATCATCCCGATCATGCGGCGCGAGCAGGACGGCCAGATCGTCACGCAGTTCGACTACCCGTCGTGCGAGACCCTCGGCCTCATCAAGATGGACTTCCTGGGGCTGCGCAACCTCACGATCATCTCGGACGCGCTCGACAACATCCGCCTCAACCGCGGGGAGGAGCTCGACCTCGAGCACCTGACGCTCGACGACCGCCCCGCCTACGACCTGCTCACCCGCGGCGACACGCTGGGGGTCTTCCAGCTCGACGGCGGGCCGATGCGATCCCTGCTGCGGCTGATGAAGCCCGACAACTTCGAAGACATCTCGGCCGTGATCGCCCTGTACCGCCCGGGCCCGATGGGTGCGAACTCGCACACCAATTACGCGCTGCGCAAGAACGGGCTGCAGGACATCACGCCGATCCACCCCGAGCTCGAAGAGCCCCTCAAGGACATCCTCGACACGACCTACGGCCTGATCATCTATCAGGAGCAGGTCATGGCCATCGCCCAGAAGGTCGCCGGCTTCTCGCTCGGCCAGGCAGACATCCTGCGCCGCGCCATGGGCAAGAAGAAGAAGTCCGAACTCGACAAGCAGTACGAGGGCTTCTCCGGCGGCATGAAGGAGCGCGGGTTCGGCGAGGCCGCCATCCAGGCGCTGTGGGACATCCTGCTTCCCTTCTCGGACTACGCCTTCAACAAGGCGCACTCCGCCGCCTACGGGCTCGTGTCCTACTGGACGGCTTACCTCAAGGCCCACTATCCGGCCGAGTACATGGCCGCGCTCCTCACCAGCGTCGGCGACTCGAAAGACAAGATGGCGGTGTACCTCAACGAGTGCCGCCGCATGGGCATCAAAGTGCTCCCGCCGGACGTGGGGCAGTCGATCCGCTACTTCGCGGCCGTCGGCGAAGACATCCGCTTCGGCCTCGGGGCGGTGCGCAACGTCGGCGGCAACGTCGTCGACGGCATCGTCGCCGCGCGGGCCGATGCACCCTACACGAGCTTCCACGACTTCCTGTCGAAGGTGCCGGTACACGTCGCGAACAAGCGGACGGTCGAGTCGCTCATCAAGGCCGGCGCGTTCGACACGATGGGATCGACGCGCCGCGCACTCATGGAGATCCATGAGGACGCGACCGAGGCCGCCGTGCTCGACAAGCGCCGCGAGGCCAACGGCGAGGTCGGCTTCGACTTCGACTCGCTCTGGGCAGACGACGAGCCGCACCAGGCGGCCAAGGTGCCCGACCGGCCCGAGTGGACCAAGAAGGACAAGCTCGCGTTCGAGCGGGAGATGCTCGGCCTCTACGTGTCCGACCACCCACTGGCGGGGCTCGAGATCCCGCTCGCGAAGCACGCGTCGACCAGCATCCACGATCTGCTCGCCTCGGAGGACGTCGGTGACGGCGACCAGGTGACGATCGCCGGCCTGGTCACGAGCGTGCAGCACCGCGTGGCCAAGCAGAGCGGCAATCCCTACGGCATGATCACCGTCGAGGACTTCGACGGCGAGATCACGGTCATGTTCATGGGCAAGACCTACACCGAGTTCCAGCACATGCTGCAGGCGGACTCCATCCTCGTGGTGCGCGGCCGCGTCTCGCGTCGCGACGACGGTATGAACCTCCACGCGCAGTCGGCGTTCGCCCCGGATCTCGGAAGCATGGACGAGTCCAGCGCACTGGTGCTGATCATTCCGGAGCGCCGCGCGAGCGAGGCGCTCGTCGGCGAGCTCCTGCAGACCCTGAACCGTCACGCCGGCGACACCGAGGTGTCGCTCAAGCTCCACAGCGGCACGGTGGCCAAGGTCTTCGAGGTCCCGCACACCGTGCGGATCACCCCGGATCTGTACGGCGAGCTCAAGGGACTTCTCGGGCCGCAATGCCTGGGGTGA
- a CDS encoding RluA family pseudouridine synthase, with protein sequence MDSRSLPVPDGLDGVRVDAALAKMLGFSRTFAAEVAEAGGVTMDGRTLAKSDKLRGGAWLDVSWAPKEEPRVVPVEVPDLGIVYDDDDIVVVDKPSGVAAHPSLGWEGPTVLGALAAGGYRIATTGAAERQGVVHRLDVGTSGLMVVAKTESAYVALKRAFKEREVEKIYHAVVQGHPDPLAGTIDAPIGRHPSHSWKFAVTPEGKDSVTHYETLEAFPGASLLEIHLETGRTHQIRVHMAAHRHPCVGDPLYGADPTMSARLGLTRQWLHARELSFAHPTTGDWVTFTSDYPADLAHALSLLRGD encoded by the coding sequence GTGGATTCGCGCAGCCTACCCGTCCCCGACGGCCTCGACGGCGTCCGCGTAGACGCGGCACTCGCCAAGATGCTCGGCTTCTCCCGCACGTTCGCGGCCGAGGTCGCTGAGGCCGGTGGCGTCACGATGGACGGGCGCACGCTCGCCAAGTCCGACAAGCTGCGGGGCGGCGCGTGGCTGGATGTGTCGTGGGCGCCCAAGGAGGAGCCCCGCGTCGTGCCTGTGGAGGTGCCCGACCTCGGCATCGTCTACGACGACGACGACATCGTGGTGGTCGACAAGCCCTCCGGTGTCGCGGCGCACCCGTCCCTCGGATGGGAGGGGCCGACCGTCCTCGGCGCCCTCGCGGCCGGCGGCTACCGCATAGCGACGACCGGCGCCGCCGAGCGCCAGGGCGTCGTGCACCGACTGGATGTCGGCACGAGCGGGCTCATGGTCGTCGCCAAGACCGAGAGCGCGTACGTCGCGCTCAAGCGCGCATTCAAGGAGCGCGAGGTCGAGAAGATCTACCATGCCGTCGTGCAGGGTCACCCCGACCCGCTCGCGGGCACGATCGACGCGCCGATCGGGCGGCATCCGTCCCATTCGTGGAAGTTCGCGGTGACCCCGGAAGGCAAGGACTCGGTCACCCACTACGAGACGCTCGAGGCGTTCCCTGGCGCGTCGCTGCTCGAGATCCACCTCGAGACCGGCCGCACCCACCAGATCCGCGTGCACATGGCCGCGCACCGGCACCCGTGCGTCGGCGATCCGCTCTACGGCGCGGATCCGACGATGTCGGCGCGGCTGGGCCTGACCCGTCAGTGGCTGCACGCGCGCGAGCTCTCGTTCGCGCACCCCACGACGGGGGACTGGGTCACGTTCACGTCGGACTATCCGGCCGACCTCGCCCACGCTCTCAGCCTGCTGCGGGGCGACTGA
- a CDS encoding YggT family protein — protein MAVVQLIAAILNLALLIYVFVLLSRLVLDWIPFFNREWRPRGAGLVAAEIIYTVTDPPIRLFRRFIPPLRVGAIAIDFGFALTMLLCFILLSITRTIAG, from the coding sequence GTGGCAGTCGTCCAACTCATCGCAGCGATCCTCAACCTCGCGCTGCTCATCTATGTCTTCGTGTTGCTCTCGCGCCTGGTCCTCGACTGGATCCCGTTCTTCAACCGCGAGTGGCGCCCCCGGGGCGCGGGCCTGGTCGCCGCGGAGATCATCTACACCGTCACCGACCCGCCGATCCGGCTGTTCCGTCGCTTCATCCCGCCGCTGCGCGTGGGTGCCATCGCGATCGACTTCGGGTTCGCGCTGACGATGCTGCTGTGCTTCATCCTGCTCAGCATCACCCGCACTATCGCGGGCTGA
- a CDS encoding YggS family pyridoxal phosphate-dependent enzyme, which yields MGGLAERLAAIDERIADAARAAHRDPSELTRIVVTKFHPASLVKELYGLGVRDVGENRQQEFSRKAVEVGDLDGLHWHFIGQAQTNKARAIRAAASVVHSLDRARLADALDAAAEPGDLVLDVLLQVNLTDDPGRGGVAPGDLEALASHAAALPSLRVRGVMAVAPLDEPPAPAFERLNGLSGVVRSVVADADWISAGMTADFAEAIAAGATHLRIGSAITGPRPERD from the coding sequence GTGGGCGGTCTCGCCGAGCGTCTCGCGGCGATCGATGAACGGATAGCGGATGCTGCGCGGGCAGCGCATCGCGATCCGTCCGAGCTGACCCGCATCGTCGTGACGAAGTTCCACCCTGCGTCGCTCGTAAAGGAGCTGTACGGGCTCGGTGTGCGCGACGTGGGGGAGAACCGGCAGCAGGAGTTCAGTCGCAAGGCCGTCGAGGTCGGAGACCTCGACGGCCTGCACTGGCACTTCATCGGGCAGGCGCAGACCAACAAGGCGCGTGCGATCCGGGCCGCGGCATCCGTCGTCCATTCGCTCGACCGCGCCCGCCTCGCCGACGCGCTCGACGCCGCCGCCGAGCCGGGCGACCTCGTCCTGGACGTGCTGCTGCAGGTGAATCTCACGGACGACCCGGGTCGTGGGGGAGTCGCACCGGGCGACCTCGAGGCACTCGCCTCGCATGCCGCGGCGCTGCCCTCGCTGCGCGTGCGAGGGGTGATGGCGGTCGCACCGCTGGACGAGCCGCCCGCACCCGCCTTCGAGCGCCTGAACGGTCTCTCGGGCGTCGTGCGCTCGGTCGTCGCCGACGCCGACTGGATCTCCGCGGGCATGACGGCCGACTTCGCCGAGGCCATCGCGGCCGGCGCGACACACCTACGCATCGGTTCGGCAATCACCGGACCCAGGCCAGAACGCGATTAG
- a CDS encoding NUDIX domain-containing protein — translation MPTPDFVLELREKIGTHPLPLVGVTAVVVRDARVLLGRRSDNGHLTPVTGIVDPGEEPADAAVRETLEEAGVVCRVERLAWVHQIPRVTYDNGDQSDYLDLAFRCPWVSGEPYPADGEMTEVGWYELAALPAEVSAEMRRRIEVAVQDEVPARFEGGR, via the coding sequence ATGCCCACCCCGGATTTCGTCCTCGAGCTGCGCGAGAAGATCGGCACCCACCCTCTGCCGCTGGTCGGCGTGACCGCGGTGGTCGTCCGCGATGCCCGTGTGCTGCTCGGCCGGCGCAGTGACAACGGCCACCTCACGCCGGTCACCGGCATCGTGGACCCCGGCGAGGAGCCCGCCGATGCCGCCGTTCGGGAGACCCTCGAAGAGGCCGGCGTGGTCTGCCGGGTCGAGCGGCTCGCGTGGGTGCATCAGATTCCACGGGTCACGTACGACAACGGCGACCAGAGCGACTATCTCGACCTCGCGTTCCGCTGCCCGTGGGTGTCGGGCGAGCCCTACCCCGCCGACGGCGAGATGACGGAGGTCGGCTGGTACGAGCTCGCGGCCCTGCCCGCCGAGGTCAGCGCGGAGATGCGTCGCCGGATCGAGGTGGCGGTGCAGGACGAGGTCCCCGCACGCTTCGAGGGCGGGCGCTGA
- the sepF gene encoding cell division protein SepF yields the protein MSNPLKKTMVYLGLADEEEVYEEPAPQPRARTSEKVVDKPAAPVTPIHRPAVVRQPAPAAINEILTVHPKQYRDAQIIAENFRDGIPVIINLSQMSDADARRLIDFASGLSLGLYGRIERVTSKVFLLSPENVAVSGDGAVAQADPESVPFAQP from the coding sequence ATGTCGAACCCGCTCAAGAAGACCATGGTGTACCTCGGACTCGCCGACGAGGAAGAGGTCTACGAAGAGCCGGCCCCTCAGCCGCGTGCTCGCACCTCCGAGAAGGTGGTCGACAAGCCGGCGGCGCCGGTGACCCCGATCCACCGCCCGGCGGTCGTGCGTCAGCCGGCGCCCGCGGCGATCAACGAGATCCTCACGGTGCACCCCAAGCAGTACCGCGATGCCCAGATCATCGCGGAGAACTTCCGTGACGGCATCCCCGTCATCATCAACCTCTCGCAGATGAGCGACGCCGATGCGCGGCGCCTCATCGACTTCGCGAGCGGCTTGTCGCTCGGCCTCTACGGACGCATCGAGCGGGTCACCAGCAAGGTGTTCCTGCTGTCGCCCGAGAACGTCGCCGTGTCAGGCGACGGAGCGGTCGCGCAGGCGGATCCGGAGTCGGTTCCGTTCGCACAGCCGTAA
- a CDS encoding FtsQ-type POTRA domain-containing protein, whose translation MRRPSPLPQPPVASRGTAEKAAPARAPRRVDAPAPRTAEREPEEPTLDESPTAPVIPLAPPTPLADAKPTLAEATTGEATDAADVGFREVFKAARARRKALRAEIRRFTVRQRRRRAVWLGAAASVLLLALGTLGAAYSPLFGVEKITVVGAQQLAVADITDALSGQLGTPLPLVDESAVKAELVAFPLIETYALEARPPHELVVRIVERTPIGLIETRAGYTLVDAAGVALSTTATPSPGTPLLTITGGVDSEAFAAAGRVMRSLPEEIRAQVTAVTASTPDDVTLELGGTNTQVVWGSAEESAKKAYVLQATMAARPPADVFSYDVSSPDAVVVR comes from the coding sequence ATGCGCCGCCCGTCGCCGTTGCCGCAGCCGCCGGTCGCCTCGCGCGGCACGGCGGAGAAGGCCGCGCCGGCGCGCGCCCCCCGTCGCGTCGATGCACCCGCGCCGCGCACGGCGGAGCGCGAGCCCGAGGAGCCGACGCTCGACGAGAGCCCCACGGCGCCCGTCATCCCGCTGGCGCCGCCGACGCCGCTGGCCGACGCGAAGCCGACGCTCGCGGAGGCGACGACGGGCGAGGCGACGGATGCTGCGGACGTCGGCTTCCGCGAGGTGTTCAAGGCGGCTCGCGCCCGGCGCAAGGCGCTGCGCGCCGAGATCCGCCGCTTCACCGTGCGCCAGCGACGCCGGCGTGCGGTGTGGCTCGGGGCGGCAGCATCCGTTCTGCTCCTCGCCCTCGGCACTCTCGGCGCCGCGTACAGTCCGCTCTTCGGGGTGGAGAAGATCACGGTGGTGGGCGCGCAGCAGCTCGCCGTCGCCGACATCACCGACGCCCTGTCGGGGCAGCTCGGAACGCCGTTGCCGCTCGTGGACGAGAGCGCCGTCAAGGCCGAGCTCGTCGCATTCCCGCTGATCGAGACCTACGCGCTCGAGGCGCGCCCGCCGCACGAGCTGGTGGTGCGGATCGTCGAGCGCACGCCGATCGGCCTCATCGAGACCCGCGCCGGCTACACGCTCGTCGACGCGGCGGGGGTCGCCCTCTCGACCACGGCGACGCCGAGCCCCGGCACGCCGCTGCTCACGATCACCGGCGGCGTGGATTCCGAGGCCTTCGCCGCTGCCGGCCGGGTCATGCGATCGCTGCCCGAGGAGATCCGCGCACAGGTGACGGCGGTCACGGCCTCCACCCCCGACGACGTCACGCTCGAGCTGGGCGGCACGAACACCCAGGTGGTGTGGGGGAGTGCCGAGGAGTCGGCGAAGAAGGCGTATGTGCTGCAGGCGACGATGGCCGCCCGCCCGCCCGCTGACGTGTTCTCTTATGACGTCTCGTCACCGGACGCCGTCGTCGTCCGCTGA
- a CDS encoding DivIVA domain-containing protein, protein MALSPDDVVTKQFQHVRFKEGFDPDEVDDFLDEIVVEWRKALTENEELKAKLAAYESGAAAPAAAPTPAPVVEAAPVGGAGPAASAGIIELAQRLHDEHVAEGIAQRDQLISDAKSQAASIVSEAETRGREELSKLERERTTLEGRISELRNFERDYRAQLRSYIEGKLRDLETTATASGAQPVSALGL, encoded by the coding sequence ATGGCATTGTCCCCCGATGACGTCGTCACCAAGCAGTTCCAGCACGTCCGCTTCAAGGAGGGTTTCGACCCGGATGAGGTCGACGACTTCCTCGACGAGATCGTCGTGGAGTGGCGCAAGGCTCTCACCGAGAACGAGGAGCTGAAGGCCAAGCTGGCGGCGTACGAGTCGGGTGCTGCCGCACCTGCCGCTGCGCCCACCCCGGCGCCTGTCGTCGAGGCCGCCCCCGTCGGCGGAGCCGGCCCCGCCGCGAGCGCCGGCATCATCGAGCTTGCCCAGCGCCTGCACGACGAGCACGTCGCCGAGGGCATCGCGCAGCGCGACCAGCTCATCTCCGACGCCAAGTCGCAGGCGGCGTCGATCGTGTCCGAGGCCGAGACCCGCGGTCGCGAGGAGCTCTCCAAGCTCGAGCGCGAGCGCACGACGCTCGAGGGCCGCATCTCCGAGCTCCGCAACTTCGAGCGCGACTACCGCGCGCAGCTGCGCAGCTACATCGAGGGCAAGCTGCGCGACCTCGAGACCACGGCGACGGCGTCCGGCGCACAGCCGGTCTCCGCGCTGGGCCTCTAG